A genome region from Tenebrio molitor chromosome 4, icTenMoli1.1, whole genome shotgun sequence includes the following:
- the LOC138128290 gene encoding uncharacterized protein, which translates to MPKSPKARKESSKREREERRMSKEGLNPFRKSSRTKRSPSRGEKRNQNKEIQKKIETVLREIKEDMAGIVEESKVRRKELAAARVKEGEQEREDMLKSSEVRKESSKRKREEGRTSKEGKNPLRNSSRTRRSPNRSEKENQSKEMKTTMIREMREEIKTLRKELAAVREENGELRKELATVREEMRGREEKGQLEKADWMKRMKMIEEKME; encoded by the coding sequence ATGCCGAAATCGCCGAAAGCaaggaaagaaagcagcaagagagaaagagaagagcGTAGGATGTCGAAAGAAGGCCTGAACCCATTCAGAAAGAGTTCCAGAACCAAAAGATCCCCAAGTAGAGgcgaaaaaagaaatcaaaacaaaGAAATACAGAAGAAAATAGAAACAGTGCTCAGAGAGATAAAAGAGGATATGGCGGGAATAGTAGAGGAGAGCAAAGTacgaagaaaggaattagcggcagcGAGAGTGAAGGAAGGAGAGCAAGAAAGAGAGGACATGCTGAAATCGTCAGAAGtaaggaaagaaagcagcaagagaAAAAGAGAAGAGGGTAGAACGTCGAAAGAAGGCAAGAACCCACTCAGAAATAGTTCCAGAACGAGAAGATCACCAAATAGAagcgaaaaagaaaatcaaagcaagGAAATGAAAACAACCATGATAAGAGAGATGAGAGAGGAGATCAAAACactaagaaaggaattagcggcagtgagagaggagaatggggagctaaggaaagaattagcgacagtgagagaggagatgagaggaagagaagaaaaagggCAGTTGGAGAAGGCAGATTGGATGAAAAGGATGAAAATGATAGAGGAAAAGATGGAATAG